The Triticum aestivum cultivar Chinese Spring chromosome 3A, IWGSC CS RefSeq v2.1, whole genome shotgun sequence genome includes a region encoding these proteins:
- the LOC123062691 gene encoding protein ABHD11, whose translation MAASLRASSSPLRSRLLSSPAAWSPWRLLLSSSVHSDAAHQTETLAFHEIQLSPEKPPTATAFVLHGLLGSGRNWRTFSRTLASQLRDRSPADEWKMVLVDLRNHGSSARIKGLSPPHDMSSAAKDLADLVKARGWTWPDVVVGHSMGGKVALDFTESCSRGDYGESAALPKQLWVLDSVPGEVKIDNSDGEVERVLETLASLPSSLPSRKWVVDHMVSLGFSKSLSDWIGSNLKKDNEHVTWAFDLQAATDMFNSYRDRSYWGLLENPPKGLEISIVQAELSDRWHPEDVQRLKALSRRGSKPDAGKVSLHVLPNSGHWVHVDNPKGLLEIMAPNFLSTVQN comes from the exons CTCCGTCCACTCGGACGCCGCCCACCAGACCGAAACCCTCGCCTTCCACGAGATCCAGCTCTCCCCTGAGAAGCCCCCCACCGCCACCGCCTTCGTCCTCCACGGCCTCCTGGGCTCCGGCCGCAACTGGCGCACCTTCTCCCGCACCCTCGCCTCCCAGCTCCGTGACCGCTCCCCCGCCGACG AGTGGAAGATGGTTCTTGTGGATTTGAGGAACCATGGGAGCTCAGCCAGGATCAAAGGGCTGAGCCCGCCCCATGATATGTCGAGTGCCGCCAAGGATCTTGCTGATTTGGTGAAGGCTCGGGGCTGGACATGGCCGGATGTTGTCGTGGGTCACTCAATGGGTGGAAAGGTCGCACTGGATTTCACAGAGAGTTGCTCCCGTGGCGATTACGGAGAATCTGCTGCTCTTCCCAAACAG CTCTGGGTGCTTGATTCTGTCCCTGGAGAAGTAAAAATAGATAACAGTGATGGCGAAGTTGAACGGGTTTTGGAAACACTAGCAAGTCTTCCTTCATCGCTTCCATCGCGCAA GTGGGTTGTGGACCACATGGTCAGCCTGGGATTCTCCAAGTCACTTTCAGACTGGATTGGCAGCAACTTGAAGAAGGACAATGAACATGTGACCTGGGCTTTTGATCTTCAGGCTGCCACAGACATGTTTAATTCTTACAG AGATAGAAGCTACTGGGGACTGCTGGAGAACCCACCAAAGGGTTTGGAGATCTCGATAGTACAGGCAGAGCTCAGTGATAGATGGCACCCTGAGGATGTCCAGAGGCTAAAAGCACTGTCAAGGAGAGGCAGCAAACCTGACGCGGGCAAAGTGTCGCTCCACGTTCTCCCTAACTCCGGCCATTGGGTTCATGTGGACAACCCCAAGGGGCTGCTCGAGATCATGGCGCCTAACTTCCTCTCCACTGTTCAAAATTGA